In Apostichopus japonicus isolate 1M-3 chromosome 5, ASM3797524v1, whole genome shotgun sequence, a single window of DNA contains:
- the LOC139968012 gene encoding G-protein coupled receptor 83-like yields MDSSSYSQSFYAINDSVNSLSSQSDPFSFLNLNSQQPADGQPSLFDLLNNGKFKPIRNDSFEEIFNTSDTSSPMDYRFPSPYSSESRILFTILYTLLTIVSLCGNTTVCYVVLRNKRMRTVTNFFLASQATSDVIMTFFNIPFIVMNEMTRSWPFGLVMCHLVDFIGVTSVYVSTFTLTAIAVDRHRVIVHPLKPRITMATAILITVFIWAMSALLSLPFLVWNQLRAIPSARKEIVVCHTVFPEPTALYTQLVTYATLFFQYVIPLVVISTSYFSIGHKLWSRTAVGDVIESQQAANTRMKLRTTRMLVAVVAIFSICWLPLHVYLLMTYYFKDSKHDFAYLSLHWFAMLSVCVSPIAFCLLNVNFRNDIKAAIGRLVSKLFRKSPKKAIPSNLDDGAGGTKSQDTFANTMSKEINTLSEDIALMKSSTAGKYSLTPSTPTEGKFIKLVVPLATIDISEA; encoded by the coding sequence ATGGATTCATCATCTTATTCGCAGTCATTCTACGCTATCAATGATTCGGTCAACAGTCTCTCTTCTCAAAGTGACCCCTTCTCTTTCCTCAATTTGAATTCACAACAACCAGCAGACGGCCAGCCAAGTTTGTTCGATCTACTGAATAACGGTAAATTTAAGCCGATACGAAATGACAGTTTTGAGGAAATATTCAACACCAGTGACACAAGTTCACCGATGGATTATAGGTTTCCCTCTCCATACAGTTCAGAATCACGTATTCTCTTTACAATCCTCTACACACTACTTACCATCGTCTCTCTCTGTGGCAACACGACCGTCTGCTATGTCGTCTTGCGTAATAAGCGCATGCGCACCGTCACAAACTTTTTCCTCGCAAGCCAGGCAACTTCTGACGTTATAATGACATTCTTTAACATCCCTTTTATCGTGATGAATGAGATGACGAGAAGTTGGCCGTTTGGTCTGGTAATGTGTCACTTAGTCGATTTCATCGGAGTGACTTCAGTTTACGTGTCAACATTCACCCTCACAGCCATCGCAGTGGATAGACATCGTGTCATCGTTCATCCACTGAAGCCGCgaatcaccatggcaacagccATTTTGATCACGGTCTTTATTTGGGCTATGTCTGCTTTGCTGTCGCTACCATTTCTTGTCTGGAACCAACTGAGAGCTATCCCATCGGCCCGTAAAGAAATCGTGGTATGCCACACAGTCTTCCCAGAGCCGACTGCATTGTACACACAACTCGTTACCTACGCTACGTTATTCTTCCAATACGTGATCCCGCTTGTCGTGATATCGACATCGTATTTCAGCATCGGTCATAAGCTGTGGTCACGCACCGCGGTTGGCGATGTCATCGAGAGTCAACAAGCCGCCAACACCCGTATGAAGCTGCGCACAACTCGAATGTTGGTAGCGGTGGTGGCCATTTTCTCGATTTGTTGGCTGCCGTTACACGTGTACCTACTGATGACGTACTACTTTAAAGATAGTAAGCACGACTTCGCTTACCTATCGTTACATTGGTTCGCTATGCTCAGCGTTTGCGTCAGTCCAATTGCCTTCTGTTTGCTGAACGTAAACTTCCGCAATGATATCAAAGCTGCCATCGGACGACTGGTTAGCAAGTTGTTTAGGAAAAGTCCAAAGAAAGCTATTCCAAGTAACCTTGACGACGGAGCCGGTGGTACGAAAAGCCAGGATACATTCGCCAATACGATGTCGAAGGAGATCAACACACTATCTGAAGATATTGCTCTGATGAAATCATCCACTGCCGGTAAATATTCGCTGACACCCTCAACACCTACGGAAGGTAAATTTATTAAACTTGTCGTTCCCTTAGCAACTATAGATATCTCAGAAGCATGA